One Oncorhynchus masou masou isolate Uvic2021 chromosome 18, UVic_Omas_1.1, whole genome shotgun sequence DNA window includes the following coding sequences:
- the LOC135504335 gene encoding SUZ domain-containing protein 1-like — MDRRIEGKLRISQKEKVSSNNTTQSPLKTGVVIQDDSPHAAPPPQIRILKRPSSNGSLGSPQGQNRPVPQVKSLAQREAEYAEARKRILGSASSEESPQEKPNTDRPGRTNSTTPPEDRSNNHAVRQPAGPDGTQGFCQNR; from the exons ATGGACAGAAGAATAGAAGGAAAGCTTAGGATCAGCCAGAAAGAGAA AGTGTCCAGTAATAACACTACACAGTCGCCATTGAAGACGGGTGTCGTGATCCAGGACGACTCCCCACACGCTGCGCCCCCGCCCCAGATCCGCATTCTGAAGCGGCCCTCCAGTAACGGGTCGTTAGGGTCGCCCCAGGGCCAGAACCGGCCCGTGCCACAGGTCAAGTCCCTGGCCCAGCGGGAAGCGGAGTACGCTGAGGCCAGGAAGAGAATACTGGGCAGTGCCAGCTCTGAAGAGTCGCCTCAGGAAAAGCCCAACACAGACCG ACCAGGGCGTACAAATTCTACCACACCTCCAGAGGACCGGTCAAACAATCATGCTGTCCGCCAACCAGCAGGCCCCGACGGCACTCAAGGCTTCTGCCAAAACAGATAA